In one window of Eggerthella guodeyinii DNA:
- a CDS encoding lysylphosphatidylglycerol synthase transmembrane domain-containing protein, whose amino-acid sequence MKKALLLVIGIVAVCFLIANADYLASFLATLKTGALVPLIAACVLMLARHLVQAASYDAAFEAVGHKTGFWHNVVLIFSLVFINTFCLFSGATGVAFIIDDAHRTGADAGTSTSGAILSQIGYFAAILVISVIGFLTMLLSGSMNTLFLVGGLALAAVLAALSSMFVVGYRKPRILFRLFLGIESLINKALGLLKKHLKPAWGRKMASSFISSAGILAKNPQGTLVTVAYASFSAILNMACLVAIGYAFGFENVAALVAAFAVAAISVILSPTPQGVGVVEAAIAAILTAHGCSLATATAIALVYRGIMFWIPFCIGALLLGQSGFFADKKSPTEEQRAKDTAWLSGTVVLVVGLVNLGLALIPQTFEPFTTLTDWINIGGLLIGPVLIGGSIVLVVLAVGLILRFRTAWALTLGVLVLVAGAEFLYVNTVQVAVAALVLVVWLFWKRDAFDRPIVPHDDAPRLVREFRENLERFRAWRAGRAQARAAGESPRAGIGGAIASRREESAAQPHVKRKTGWERRAEKGAEISREAGHEGILPFGDDAEPVPAGAAAAWDADAAPTKEESHHDRAR is encoded by the coding sequence TTGAAGAAAGCGCTGCTGCTTGTTATCGGCATCGTCGCAGTGTGCTTTCTCATCGCGAACGCCGATTACCTGGCGAGTTTCCTCGCGACGCTCAAAACCGGCGCGCTCGTGCCGCTGATCGCGGCCTGCGTGCTCATGCTGGCGCGCCACCTCGTGCAGGCGGCGTCCTACGATGCGGCGTTCGAGGCCGTCGGCCACAAAACCGGCTTCTGGCACAACGTCGTGCTCATCTTCTCGCTCGTGTTCATCAACACGTTCTGCCTGTTCTCGGGCGCCACGGGCGTGGCGTTCATCATCGACGACGCGCACCGCACGGGCGCGGACGCGGGCACGTCCACGAGCGGTGCCATCCTCTCGCAGATCGGCTACTTCGCCGCCATCCTCGTGATCTCGGTCATCGGCTTCCTCACCATGCTGCTGTCCGGCTCCATGAACACGCTGTTCCTCGTCGGCGGCCTCGCGCTGGCGGCGGTGCTGGCAGCGCTGTCCAGCATGTTCGTGGTGGGCTACCGCAAGCCGCGCATCCTGTTCCGCCTGTTCCTCGGCATCGAGTCGCTCATCAACAAGGCGCTCGGTCTGCTGAAGAAGCACCTCAAGCCGGCGTGGGGGCGCAAGATGGCCAGCTCGTTCATCTCGTCGGCCGGCATCCTGGCGAAGAACCCGCAGGGCACCCTGGTCACCGTGGCGTACGCGTCGTTCTCGGCCATCCTCAACATGGCGTGCCTCGTGGCCATCGGCTACGCGTTCGGCTTCGAGAACGTGGCCGCGCTCGTGGCGGCGTTCGCGGTGGCGGCCATCTCGGTCATCCTGAGCCCCACGCCGCAGGGCGTGGGCGTGGTGGAGGCGGCCATCGCCGCCATCCTCACGGCGCACGGATGCTCGCTGGCCACGGCCACGGCCATCGCGCTCGTGTACCGCGGCATCATGTTCTGGATTCCCTTCTGCATCGGCGCGTTGCTGCTGGGCCAGTCGGGATTCTTCGCCGACAAGAAAAGCCCCACCGAGGAGCAGCGCGCGAAGGACACGGCCTGGCTGTCGGGCACCGTCGTGCTCGTCGTGGGCCTCGTGAACCTGGGGCTGGCGCTCATCCCGCAGACGTTCGAGCCGTTCACCACGCTCACGGACTGGATCAACATCGGCGGCCTGCTCATCGGCCCGGTCCTCATCGGGGGCAGCATCGTGCTCGTCGTGTTGGCCGTGGGCCTCATCCTGCGCTTCCGCACGGCGTGGGCGCTCACGCTGGGCGTGCTCGTGCTGGTGGCGGGCGCGGAGTTTTTGTACGTGAACACCGTGCAGGTGGCCGTGGCCGCCCTCGTGCTGGTAGTGTGGCTGTTCTGGAAGCGCGACGCGTTCGACCGGCCCATCGTGCCGCACGACGACGCCCCGCGCCTCGTGCGCGAGTTTCGTGAGAACCTCGAACGGTTCCGCGCATGGCGCGCCGGCCGCGCGCAGGCCCGCGCGGCGGGGGAGTCCCCGCGCGCCGGGATCGGCGGTGCCATCGCCTCGCGCCGCGAGGAGAGCGCCGCGCAGCCGCACGTGAAGAGGAAAACGGGTTGGGAACGGCGTGCTGAAAAAGGCGCGGAGATCAGCCGCGAGGCGGGCCATGAGGGTATACTGCCTTTTGGCGACGATGCCGAGCCGGTTCCCGCGGGTGCCGCCGCGGCATGGGACGCCGATGCTGCACCGACGAAGGAGGAGTCACACCATGATCGTGCTCGATGA
- a CDS encoding ATP-grasp domain-containing protein — translation MIVLDEPYVSEPLIAWLEESQHPVLDNGFAHAAGAGRALNLVTPEEAVSRIDAGERVYTNSENALAWIVENAHNDSLSRAIGLFKDKAAMRAALAGLDPDLFFKTCSVDELFKLDFAQLPVPFVLKPSVGFCSMGVYAIQTREDWERALADIQKNASSWHEMYPESVIGAGSFILEGYLEGTEYALDAYFDETGRAHILNVLRHDFTSPEDTSDRMYVTSAAIVRDTSTMFTSWLDRVNALIGARNFPVHVEVRVSDGHVSPIEFNPLRFAGLGGTDVSWYGYGYRTYQAFLEDDEPDFDAVFADKADKVYSMSLLNAPADASGDEGFDYDAFLSRFSHVLEMRPFDVKRVGNYGFLFLETDASTTGELDFLMRSDLKEFLR, via the coding sequence ATGATCGTGCTCGATGAGCCCTATGTGTCCGAACCGCTGATCGCCTGGCTCGAGGAGTCGCAGCACCCCGTGCTGGACAACGGCTTCGCGCACGCCGCAGGCGCCGGCCGCGCGCTGAACCTCGTGACGCCCGAAGAGGCCGTGTCCCGCATCGATGCGGGCGAGCGCGTGTACACGAACTCCGAGAACGCCCTGGCCTGGATCGTCGAGAACGCGCACAACGACAGCCTGTCGCGGGCCATCGGTCTGTTCAAGGACAAAGCCGCCATGCGCGCCGCGCTGGCCGGCCTCGATCCCGACCTGTTCTTCAAAACCTGCTCGGTGGACGAGCTGTTCAAGCTCGACTTCGCGCAGCTGCCGGTACCGTTCGTGCTCAAGCCCTCGGTGGGCTTCTGCAGCATGGGCGTCTACGCCATCCAGACCCGCGAGGACTGGGAGCGCGCCCTGGCCGACATCCAGAAGAACGCCTCGTCGTGGCACGAGATGTACCCCGAGAGCGTCATCGGCGCCGGGTCGTTCATCCTCGAGGGCTACCTCGAGGGCACCGAGTACGCGCTCGACGCGTACTTCGACGAGACGGGCCGCGCGCACATCCTCAACGTGCTGCGCCACGACTTCACCTCGCCCGAGGACACGTCCGATCGCATGTACGTGACGAGCGCCGCCATCGTGCGCGACACGTCCACGATGTTCACCTCCTGGCTCGACCGCGTGAACGCGCTCATCGGCGCGCGGAACTTCCCCGTGCACGTGGAGGTGCGCGTGTCGGACGGGCACGTGAGCCCCATCGAGTTCAACCCGCTGCGCTTCGCGGGCCTCGGCGGCACCGACGTCAGCTGGTACGGCTACGGCTACCGCACCTACCAGGCGTTCCTCGAGGACGACGAGCCCGACTTCGACGCCGTCTTCGCCGACAAGGCCGACAAGGTGTACTCCATGTCGCTGCTGAACGCGCCGGCCGACGCCTCGGGCGACGAGGGTTTCGACTACGACGCGTTCCTCAGCCGCTTCTCGCACGTGCTGGAGATGCGTCCCTTCGACGTGAAGCGCGTGGGCAACTACGGCTTCCTGTTCCTGGAGACGGACGCGTCCACCACCGGCGAGCTGGACTTCCTCATGCGCTCGGACCTCAAGGAGTTCCTCCGCTAG
- a CDS encoding lysylphosphatidylglycerol synthase transmembrane domain-containing protein, protein MKFNIRNLLIGLVIVIVLAVVLLRGDQLVELVETIKQGAVIPLIAAVCTQLGKYFAQSFSYSYAFEAVDEHMNPRETLPLVFGTFFVNTIAPSLNLAGTTLVVDDARRRGIAPGKATSAALLMQITVDSGFATIMLIGFAILAATVGLSPLWFLLGLLVIALVSAMVLVLVLGRKRPALVLKALRPIERLVNRVLVRFKKKPIDPWVERIVGSFSDAAGLIAHNPKTTAKAFGCSIAASACELACFSLVGVAFGVHQPEPLICGYVVATLFAMISITPQGVGVVEAAVVVAFTSFGTSGAAGLSIALVYRGIVFWMPFLIGAILIQTTKTFKHDAKRAVRDQKGKGSLQGATVMVQRLDDETVPAQGAAPAQPEAPAQPETPDQSPEPQGASDPSAAAQPVDPDPAPRDPEPVEPPRAR, encoded by the coding sequence GTGAAGTTCAACATCCGAAACCTGCTCATCGGGCTGGTCATCGTCATCGTGCTGGCCGTGGTGCTGCTGCGCGGCGACCAGCTGGTCGAGCTCGTCGAGACCATCAAGCAGGGCGCCGTCATCCCGCTCATCGCGGCGGTGTGCACCCAGCTGGGCAAGTACTTCGCGCAGAGCTTCTCCTACTCGTACGCCTTCGAGGCCGTCGACGAGCACATGAACCCGCGCGAGACGCTGCCGCTCGTGTTCGGCACGTTCTTCGTGAACACCATCGCGCCGTCGCTCAACCTGGCCGGCACCACGCTCGTGGTGGACGACGCGCGCCGCCGCGGCATCGCGCCGGGCAAGGCCACGAGCGCGGCGCTGCTCATGCAGATCACCGTCGATTCGGGCTTCGCCACCATCATGCTCATCGGCTTCGCCATCCTCGCGGCCACGGTGGGGCTGTCGCCGCTGTGGTTCCTGCTGGGGCTGCTGGTCATCGCGTTGGTCAGCGCCATGGTGCTCGTCCTCGTGCTGGGCCGCAAGCGCCCGGCGCTCGTGCTGAAGGCGCTGCGTCCCATCGAGCGGCTCGTGAACCGCGTGCTCGTGCGGTTCAAGAAGAAGCCTATCGACCCGTGGGTCGAGCGCATCGTGGGGTCGTTCTCCGACGCCGCCGGCCTCATCGCGCACAACCCCAAGACCACGGCGAAGGCGTTCGGCTGCTCCATCGCGGCCAGCGCCTGCGAGCTGGCCTGCTTCAGCCTGGTGGGCGTCGCGTTCGGCGTGCACCAGCCCGAGCCGCTCATCTGCGGTTACGTGGTGGCCACGCTGTTCGCCATGATCTCCATCACGCCGCAGGGCGTGGGCGTGGTGGAAGCGGCCGTCGTGGTGGCGTTCACGTCGTTCGGCACGTCGGGCGCGGCGGGGCTGTCCATCGCGCTCGTGTACCGCGGCATCGTGTTCTGGATGCCGTTCCTCATCGGCGCCATCCTCATCCAAACCACCAAGACGTTCAAGCACGACGCGAAGCGGGCCGTGCGCGACCAGAAGGGGAAGGGCTCGTTGCAGGGCGCCACGGTCATGGTCCAGCGCCTCGACGACGAGACGGTTCCCGCGCAGGGTGCCGCCCCCGCGCAGCCGGAAGCTCCCGCGCAGCCGGAAACCCCTGATCAATCCCCTGAACCGCAAGGGGCCTCCGACCCTTCCGCGGCCGCGCAGCCCGTCGATCCCGACCCCGCACCCCGCGATCCGGAGCCTGTCGAGCCACCCCGCGCCCGCTGA
- a CDS encoding extracellular solute-binding protein, whose translation MKKNIMRRAGATIALAGALALAGCAGAPTSSEEPAASVLDPSDPVQIELWTYYNGTQQQAFEDLVKDFNATQGKDLGIVVTSSSQGGVNDLASAVTDSAQGLVGSASMPDAFLSYSDTASVIDGFGMVADLSGYLTDEEKAGFVEGFLEEGDLNGNGGLKVFPVGKSTETLQINMTDFETFADATGTSLDELGTIEGITKVAQRYYEWTDAQTPDVAGDGRPFFGRDAMANYLITGSKQLGHEILDIEGGTCTLSFDRATMKTLWDNYYVPMVQGWFSAEGKFRSDAVKTGDLVCYVGSSSSVVYFPQTVTVDDATSYPIELGALPNPSFENGQPCSPQQGAGFVVTKSDEKKETACAEFLKWFTAKEQNTDFSVSAGYVPVTKDALTLENLEAAAGSIEGASDNYLVNLPATLETIEAGVYANPPFKGGVEARAILERTLSDKAVADRAAVVEAVAAGASTEEALAPYLDDAVFDAWLADLETQLKGAIA comes from the coding sequence ATGAAAAAGAACATCATGCGCCGCGCGGGTGCGACGATCGCGCTCGCGGGGGCTTTGGCGCTGGCCGGCTGCGCGGGTGCGCCGACGTCTTCGGAGGAGCCGGCCGCGTCCGTGCTCGACCCGTCCGACCCGGTGCAGATCGAGCTGTGGACGTACTACAACGGCACGCAACAGCAGGCGTTCGAGGACCTCGTGAAGGACTTCAACGCCACGCAGGGCAAGGACCTCGGCATCGTGGTGACGAGCTCCAGCCAGGGCGGCGTGAACGACCTCGCCTCCGCGGTCACCGATTCGGCGCAGGGGCTCGTGGGCTCCGCGTCGATGCCCGACGCGTTCCTGTCGTATTCCGACACGGCTTCGGTCATCGACGGCTTCGGCATGGTGGCCGATCTGTCGGGCTACCTCACCGACGAGGAGAAGGCCGGCTTCGTGGAGGGCTTCCTGGAGGAAGGCGACCTCAACGGCAACGGCGGCCTCAAGGTGTTCCCGGTGGGCAAGTCCACCGAGACGCTGCAGATCAACATGACCGATTTCGAGACGTTCGCCGACGCCACGGGCACCTCGCTCGACGAGCTGGGCACCATCGAGGGCATCACGAAGGTGGCGCAGCGCTACTACGAGTGGACCGACGCGCAAACGCCGGACGTCGCGGGCGACGGCCGTCCGTTCTTCGGTCGCGATGCGATGGCGAACTACCTGATCACAGGATCGAAGCAGCTCGGCCACGAGATCCTCGACATCGAGGGCGGCACGTGCACGCTGAGCTTCGACCGCGCCACGATGAAAACGCTGTGGGACAACTACTACGTGCCCATGGTGCAGGGCTGGTTCTCGGCCGAGGGCAAGTTCCGCTCGGACGCGGTGAAGACGGGCGACCTTGTATGCTACGTGGGCTCGTCGTCCTCGGTGGTGTACTTCCCGCAGACCGTTACGGTGGACGACGCCACGAGCTACCCCATCGAGCTGGGCGCGCTGCCGAACCCGTCGTTCGAGAACGGCCAGCCGTGCTCGCCGCAGCAGGGCGCCGGCTTCGTGGTGACGAAGTCCGACGAGAAGAAGGAAACCGCGTGCGCCGAGTTCCTCAAGTGGTTCACCGCCAAAGAGCAGAACACCGATTTCTCGGTGAGCGCCGGCTACGTGCCGGTCACCAAGGACGCGCTGACGCTTGAGAACCTCGAGGCTGCGGCCGGGTCCATCGAGGGCGCGTCGGACAATTACCTCGTGAACCTGCCGGCCACGCTGGAGACCATCGAGGCGGGCGTGTACGCGAACCCGCCCTTCAAGGGCGGCGTGGAAGCGCGCGCCATCCTGGAGCGCACGCTGTCGGACAAGGCCGTGGCCGATCGTGCCGCGGTGGTCGAGGCCGTCGCGGCGGGCGCGTCGACCGAGGAGGCGCTGGCCCCCTATCTGGACGACGCCGTGTTCGACGCATGGCTGGCCGACCTGGAGACGCAGCTCAAGGGAGCGATCGCGTAA
- a CDS encoding bifunctional diguanylate cyclase/phosphodiesterase, giving the protein MTFRALVALPFCVALAIQGVVCSAVLARSEMLGQMETDAYDLFSERVSSRASYLENDMIFRWSDFDPLVDSVTADIDETLAAYGATSADIETGSDLALSLIESTSDDLLSFSHRAEVDGVYLVLTNSSEGEADNRSALYIRDSNPKVDVDNGSDLMLAACPISVGRQLGITLDSMWSATFPLAAEGDAQSAFYYEPLRAAEQYPDANAGDLGYWGRPVDLGWAGTSSITYSKPVRDSQGGIVGVIGVEVRVDRIASFFPYRDLNESGNGSYVLAITGEDGGFSRDGGVAPLSGADRTYEALATTGGSQSLYLEDSSFTASIGEGDRMVVDPTDPSSDARAIAGASEIQLYDSTSPFADDHWALVGLEREDELFSASKSLAGNLATVFVISLVVGLVIAVITAWVSSSRLRHLMSEVRAAQPEQPIAFTPTGIVEVDELSEAIESMGTEVALTASRLSRILRLSDRGIGAFEYSHETGVITYTDGFFATLAVLEPPDPSYFDPHRIASGTLNAEEFQRFMKWYSPYVEVEDEGRYLISGPHRTSWVRIVVVESREHSRVLGLVEDVTHEIETRRRIEHERDHDILTGLFNRRAFEQEVTDLLAERPPAFGAMLMLDLDNLKFINDIYGHDWGDLYIKAAGRVVDDAFRDKGFYSRISGDEFLVFVDVCPDRAAAEALFDTFRTLLDASSIVAPDGKVLKVRASMGAAFYPDDAVDYAHLREYADFAMYLAKSSRKGDLFSFDRQSYEEKSFIVNNKEDLNRLLEENLVEYHFQPIVDLREGEVMAYEALMRSKLDTIPTPDQVLALARSQSKLYRVEHLTFFGALEAFSRYPEAHGATLFVNSIATQRLSADDELVLSERYPSLLKHLVIEITESDYSREMALYKEALARRFGGRLAIDDFGSGYNGETSLLDYHVDFVKIDMEIVRDIDVAKDHQDIARNLIGYAHDRGIQVIAEGVETEAELRALRVLGADYVQGYLAGRPAPEPRDIPDEIKRLIRGLDDEA; this is encoded by the coding sequence GTGACGTTCCGCGCCCTCGTCGCCTTGCCGTTTTGCGTCGCGCTGGCCATCCAGGGCGTCGTGTGCTCGGCGGTGCTCGCCCGCAGCGAGATGCTCGGGCAGATGGAGACCGACGCGTACGACCTGTTCTCGGAGCGCGTGTCGAGCCGTGCGAGCTATCTCGAGAACGACATGATCTTCCGCTGGTCGGACTTCGACCCCCTCGTGGACAGCGTGACCGCCGACATCGACGAGACGCTCGCGGCCTACGGCGCCACGTCGGCCGATATCGAAACCGGGTCCGACTTGGCGCTTTCCCTCATCGAGTCCACGTCCGACGACCTGCTGTCGTTCTCGCACCGCGCCGAGGTGGACGGCGTGTACCTCGTGCTGACGAACAGCTCGGAGGGGGAGGCCGACAACCGGTCCGCGCTGTACATCCGCGACTCGAACCCCAAGGTCGACGTCGACAACGGCTCCGACCTCATGCTGGCCGCCTGCCCCATCAGCGTCGGGCGCCAGCTGGGCATCACGCTGGACAGCATGTGGTCGGCCACGTTCCCGCTGGCGGCCGAAGGCGACGCCCAGAGCGCGTTCTACTACGAGCCGCTGCGCGCGGCCGAGCAGTACCCCGATGCGAACGCCGGCGACCTGGGGTATTGGGGCCGTCCGGTGGATCTCGGCTGGGCCGGCACCTCGTCCATCACCTACAGCAAGCCCGTCCGCGACTCCCAGGGCGGCATCGTGGGCGTCATCGGTGTGGAGGTGCGCGTCGACCGCATCGCCTCGTTCTTCCCGTACCGCGACCTCAACGAAAGCGGCAACGGCTCGTACGTGCTCGCCATCACGGGCGAGGACGGCGGCTTCTCCCGCGACGGCGGCGTCGCGCCGCTGTCCGGCGCGGACCGCACCTACGAGGCGCTGGCCACCACGGGCGGCTCGCAGAGCCTCTACCTGGAGGATTCGTCGTTCACCGCCTCGATCGGCGAGGGCGACCGCATGGTGGTGGATCCCACCGACCCCTCGTCCGACGCGCGCGCCATCGCGGGTGCGTCGGAGATCCAGCTGTACGACAGCACGTCGCCGTTCGCCGACGACCACTGGGCGCTCGTGGGACTCGAGCGCGAGGACGAGCTGTTCTCCGCATCGAAGTCGTTGGCCGGCAACCTCGCTACCGTGTTCGTCATCTCGCTCGTGGTGGGCCTCGTGATCGCGGTCATCACCGCCTGGGTGTCGTCTTCGCGCCTGCGCCATCTCATGTCCGAGGTGCGCGCGGCCCAGCCCGAGCAGCCCATCGCGTTCACGCCGACGGGCATCGTGGAGGTTGACGAGCTGTCCGAGGCCATCGAGTCGATGGGCACCGAGGTGGCCCTGACCGCGTCGCGCCTGTCGCGCATCCTGCGCCTGTCCGACCGCGGCATCGGCGCCTTCGAGTACAGCCACGAGACCGGCGTCATCACCTACACCGACGGGTTCTTCGCCACGCTCGCCGTGCTCGAGCCGCCCGATCCGTCGTACTTCGACCCGCACCGCATCGCGTCGGGAACGCTGAACGCGGAGGAGTTCCAGCGCTTCATGAAGTGGTACTCTCCCTACGTCGAGGTGGAGGACGAGGGCCGCTACCTCATCTCGGGCCCGCACCGCACGTCGTGGGTGCGCATCGTCGTGGTCGAGAGCCGCGAGCACAGCCGCGTGCTGGGCCTCGTGGAGGACGTGACGCACGAGATCGAGACGCGCCGCCGCATCGAGCACGAGCGCGACCACGACATCCTCACGGGGCTGTTCAACCGCCGTGCGTTCGAGCAGGAGGTGACCGACCTGCTGGCGGAGCGCCCGCCCGCGTTCGGCGCCATGCTGATGCTCGACCTCGACAACCTCAAGTTCATCAACGACATCTACGGGCACGACTGGGGCGACCTCTATATCAAGGCGGCCGGTCGCGTGGTGGACGACGCGTTCCGGGACAAGGGGTTCTACTCGCGCATCTCCGGCGACGAGTTCCTCGTGTTCGTGGACGTGTGCCCCGACCGCGCGGCGGCGGAGGCGCTGTTCGACACGTTCCGGACCCTGCTCGACGCCAGCTCCATCGTAGCGCCCGACGGCAAGGTGCTCAAGGTGCGCGCGTCCATGGGCGCGGCATTCTACCCCGATGACGCGGTCGATTACGCGCACTTGCGCGAGTACGCCGACTTCGCCATGTACCTGGCGAAGAGCAGCCGCAAGGGCGACCTGTTCTCGTTCGACCGGCAGAGCTACGAGGAGAAGTCGTTCATCGTGAACAACAAGGAGGACCTCAACCGCCTGCTGGAGGAGAACCTCGTCGAGTACCACTTCCAGCCCATCGTGGACCTGCGCGAAGGGGAGGTCATGGCCTACGAGGCGCTCATGCGCTCGAAGCTGGACACCATCCCCACGCCCGACCAGGTGCTGGCCCTCGCGCGCTCGCAGTCGAAGCTCTACCGCGTGGAGCACCTCACGTTCTTCGGCGCGCTCGAGGCGTTCTCGCGCTATCCCGAAGCGCACGGGGCGACCCTGTTCGTGAACAGCATCGCCACGCAGCGCCTGTCGGCCGACGACGAGCTCGTGCTGAGCGAGCGGTATCCCAGCCTGCTCAAGCACCTCGTCATCGAGATCACCGAGAGCGACTACAGCCGCGAGATGGCCCTGTACAAAGAGGCGCTCGCGCGACGCTTCGGCGGGCGCCTGGCCATCGACGACTTCGGCAGCGGCTACAATGGCGAGACGTCGCTGCTCGACTACCACGTGGACTTCGTGAAGATCGACATGGAGATCGTGCGCGACATCGACGTGGCGAAGGACCACCAGGACATCGCCCGCAACCTGATCGGGTACGCGCACGACCGCGGCATCCAGGTGATAGCGGAGGGCGTGGAAACCGAGGCCGAGCTGCGCGCGCTGCGCGTCCTGGGCGCCGACTACGTGCAGGGCTACCTGGCCGGCAGGCCCGCCCCCGAGCCGCGCGACATCCCCGACGAGATCAAGCGCCTCATCCGCGGCCTGGACGACGAAGCTTAA
- a CDS encoding PaaI family thioesterase, translating to MALTDTLHIETVSADKRHVEAVMPITPEVFQPHGYLHGGATIALLETVASIGTEQNTDFDKERPFGIDVQVRHRKSGKGGTLRGVADLDREEVSERTGAVKQYWNVTAYDDAGDVVSDGVIMTKIVSLDRLAQKERERATS from the coding sequence ATGGCGTTGACCGATACGCTGCACATCGAGACCGTTTCCGCCGACAAGCGCCACGTCGAGGCGGTCATGCCCATCACGCCCGAGGTGTTCCAGCCGCACGGCTACCTGCACGGCGGCGCGACCATCGCACTGCTGGAAACAGTGGCCAGCATCGGCACCGAGCAGAACACCGACTTCGACAAGGAGCGCCCGTTCGGCATCGACGTGCAGGTGCGCCACCGCAAGAGCGGCAAGGGGGGCACGCTGCGCGGCGTGGCCGACCTCGACCGCGAGGAGGTTTCGGAGCGTACGGGGGCCGTCAAGCAGTACTGGAACGTGACGGCCTACGACGACGCGGGCGACGTGGTGTCCGACGGCGTCATCATGACGAAGATCGTGTCGCTCGACCGTCTCGCCCAGAAGGAGCGCGAGCGCGCGACGAGCTAA
- a CDS encoding sensor histidine kinase: MSERTLIRRELAKQTALLFFVFALLFALLGVGIYSMVSANIFRSADENLESIGTDADLITFDRTTTGTEAATPRANTVDDADADDADDADDADDADATAPDDVAAELSYSIQRGIVDADPQFITLVRDAQGALLDTVGLYATYPAYLNDVPFDAGDLDRIYQVSAGGHVYRGIAYDLVGDDAPTYLQVLVNVDSELAILDGFTRTLVLYLAAAVVVSAAASYLLSRRTLKPIVENWRAQTEFVQNASHELRTPLAVIQTTGELLLDHPDSRVVDRFEDVSAITSETKRLARLVDDLMALSLDDAGRATLDASTVDVDALVRDVAAAYDDFTSVQDKRLTVETAFGQAVEADADKLRQLLGIVLDNALKYTAPGDEIAVRTRASGAKCVIEVADTGCGIDPADRERVFERFYRADKARSRETGGHGLGLSLARSIVEAHGGTIALAANDPRGTVVVIALPRTAA, from the coding sequence ATGTCTGAGCGCACGCTGATCCGCCGCGAGCTGGCCAAGCAGACGGCGCTGCTGTTCTTCGTGTTCGCGCTGCTGTTCGCCCTGCTGGGCGTCGGCATCTATTCCATGGTGAGCGCGAACATCTTCCGCTCGGCCGACGAGAACCTGGAATCCATCGGCACGGACGCGGACCTCATCACGTTCGACCGGACGACGACCGGAACCGAGGCCGCAACCCCGCGCGCGAACACCGTCGACGACGCCGATGCGGACGATGCGGACGATGCGGACGACGCCGACGATGCGGACGCCACCGCGCCTGACGACGTGGCCGCCGAGCTCTCCTACTCCATCCAGCGGGGCATCGTCGATGCCGACCCGCAGTTCATCACGCTCGTGCGCGACGCGCAGGGAGCCCTGCTCGACACGGTGGGCCTCTACGCCACCTACCCCGCCTACCTGAACGACGTCCCCTTCGATGCGGGCGACCTCGACCGCATCTACCAGGTGTCGGCGGGCGGGCACGTGTACCGCGGCATCGCGTACGACCTGGTGGGCGACGATGCGCCCACCTACCTGCAGGTGCTCGTCAACGTGGACTCCGAGCTGGCCATCCTCGACGGCTTCACGCGCACGCTCGTCCTCTACCTCGCCGCCGCGGTGGTCGTGTCGGCCGCGGCCAGCTACCTGCTGTCGCGGCGCACGCTCAAGCCCATCGTGGAGAACTGGCGCGCGCAGACGGAATTCGTGCAGAACGCCTCGCACGAGCTGCGCACGCCGCTCGCCGTGATACAGACCACGGGCGAGCTGCTGCTCGACCATCCCGACAGCCGCGTCGTCGACCGGTTCGAGGACGTGAGCGCCATCACGTCGGAGACGAAACGGCTCGCGCGGCTCGTGGACGACCTCATGGCGCTGTCGCTCGACGACGCCGGGCGCGCGACGCTCGACGCGAGCACGGTGGACGTCGACGCGCTCGTGCGCGACGTGGCCGCCGCCTACGACGACTTCACCTCGGTGCAGGACAAGCGGCTCACCGTGGAAACGGCGTTCGGCCAGGCCGTCGAAGCCGATGCCGACAAGCTGCGGCAGCTGCTGGGGATCGTGCTGGACAACGCGTTGAAGTACACCGCGCCCGGCGACGAGATCGCCGTGCGCACGCGCGCGTCGGGGGCGAAGTGCGTCATCGAGGTGGCCGACACGGGCTGCGGCATCGACCCCGCCGACCGCGAGCGCGTCTTCGAGAGGTTCTACCGCGCCGACAAGGCCCGCTCGCGCGAGACGGGCGGCCACGGCCTGGGGCTGTCGCTCGCGCGGTCCATCGTCGAGGCGCACGGCGGCACCATCGCGCTCGCCGCCAACGACCCGCGCGGCACCGTCGTCGTCATCGCGCTGCCGCGGACGGCCGCTTAG